Proteins encoded in a region of the Tepidisphaeraceae bacterium genome:
- a CDS encoding metallophosphoesterase, with product MRTIAHISDLHFGRLDEPVAEALVDELHAANPSLVICSGDFTQRARVGQFEAAAEYMKRLPRPQLVVPGNHDIPLWDLLFLRRIVSPLGRYRRYIAKDVRPVYRDDELLVIGINTARQFTWSWKGFWKDGGISEEQLVDVRVAAKDAPDDQFKIVVTHHPFIPPPGDERKGIVHRSRQALATMERAGVDLLLAGHLHRGYSADVRGHHEAVKRAIISVQAGTATSTRRRDEPNAYNRIKVDKDYLSIDVRAWNGSAFITSAVREFRKLAGAWTLQDAAEVAVPPVPANKDGDTGSQPKDAVVTEAQ from the coding sequence ATGCGAACGATAGCCCACATTTCCGATCTCCACTTCGGCCGGCTGGATGAACCGGTCGCCGAGGCGCTCGTCGATGAACTGCACGCGGCCAACCCGTCGCTGGTGATCTGCTCCGGCGACTTCACGCAGCGCGCCCGGGTCGGCCAATTTGAAGCGGCCGCGGAGTACATGAAACGGCTGCCGCGTCCGCAGCTGGTGGTGCCGGGGAACCACGATATCCCACTGTGGGACCTGCTGTTCCTGCGGCGTATAGTCTCACCGCTGGGCCGGTATCGGCGATACATCGCCAAGGACGTGCGGCCCGTCTATCGCGACGACGAACTGCTCGTCATCGGCATCAACACCGCGCGGCAGTTCACGTGGTCGTGGAAGGGCTTCTGGAAGGACGGCGGCATTTCCGAGGAACAGCTGGTCGACGTACGCGTGGCCGCCAAGGATGCGCCGGACGATCAGTTCAAGATCGTGGTCACGCACCACCCGTTCATCCCACCGCCGGGCGACGAGCGCAAGGGCATCGTCCATCGCTCGCGGCAAGCGCTGGCGACGATGGAGCGGGCCGGCGTCGATTTGCTGCTGGCCGGGCACCTGCATCGCGGCTACAGCGCCGACGTGCGCGGCCATCACGAGGCGGTGAAGCGCGCGATCATCTCGGTACAAGCCGGCACCGCCACCAGCACGCGCCGCCGCGACGAGCCCAACGCGTACAACCGTATTAAGGTCGACAAGGATTACCTGTCGATCGACGTTCGCGCCTGGAACGGCAGCGCGTTCATCACCAGCGCCGTCCGCGAGTTTCGCAAGCTCGCCGGCGCCTGGACCCTGCAGGACGCCGCCGAGGTCGCCGTGCCCCCCGTGCCCGCGAACAAGGACGGCGATACGGGCAGCCAACCGAAAGACGCGGTGGTGACCGAGGCGCAGTAG
- a CDS encoding diacylglycerol kinase family protein: MKWMILLNGAAGTILRSGGTTVNDQLQAALSQHGIDAELKSVEGDQLAATARDAARRKRYDVIAAAGGDGTLNAVASGLLDTGATFAPLPLGTHNHFAKDMGIPLDLAEAIALLADGVTIDLPIGLVNDNLFLNFSGVGLHPRVVRHRDAQRSALDRGKWTAMGVAFTRAMMRFPIIRVTLTVKGVRLRRATPSVIVCNNAHQMEVFGVQAASYPDRRVLNTYVAKPRGRTGMLWLMAKASVGKLEPTANFEVIVSPELQVATRGRTVRVSIDGEVIDCTSPLMYRVRQGALKVLVPREQAARFEMNVVATTTTT, encoded by the coding sequence ATGAAATGGATGATCCTGTTAAACGGCGCCGCCGGCACGATCCTGCGATCGGGTGGTACGACCGTGAACGACCAGCTGCAGGCCGCGCTGTCGCAGCACGGCATCGATGCGGAACTGAAGAGCGTCGAGGGCGACCAACTGGCCGCCACCGCGCGCGACGCCGCCCGGCGGAAGCGGTACGACGTCATCGCCGCCGCGGGCGGTGATGGCACGCTGAACGCCGTCGCCAGTGGATTGCTGGACACCGGTGCTACGTTCGCGCCGCTGCCGCTGGGCACGCACAATCACTTCGCCAAGGACATGGGCATCCCGCTCGATCTGGCCGAGGCAATCGCGCTGCTGGCCGACGGTGTCACGATCGACCTGCCGATCGGGCTGGTGAACGACAACCTGTTCCTGAATTTCTCGGGCGTCGGTCTGCACCCGCGCGTCGTCCGCCATCGCGACGCCCAACGCAGCGCGCTCGACCGCGGCAAGTGGACGGCCATGGGCGTGGCGTTCACGCGCGCGATGATGCGGTTCCCGATCATCCGCGTCACGCTGACCGTCAAAGGCGTTCGCCTGCGGCGGGCAACGCCGAGCGTGATCGTCTGCAATAACGCGCATCAGATGGAAGTCTTCGGCGTGCAGGCCGCGTCGTACCCCGACCGTCGGGTGCTGAACACGTACGTCGCCAAACCGCGCGGGCGGACGGGCATGCTCTGGCTGATGGCCAAGGCCAGCGTCGGCAAACTCGAACCGACCGCCAACTTCGAGGTGATCGTCTCGCCCGAGTTGCAGGTCGCCACGCGCGGCCGGACCGTGCGCGTGTCGATCGACGGCGAGGTCATCGACTGCACGTCGCCGTTGATGTACAGAGTACGGCAGGGGGCATTGAAGGTCCTCGTACCGCGCGAGCAGGCGGCTCGGTTTGAGATGAACGTGGTCGCGACGACGACGACGACGTGA
- a CDS encoding fasciclin domain-containing protein: MKITRFAIVSACALSLGAAALTVSLAPSNVFAQDMMQPTETKKDIIETATGPGMQEVTTVVAAIKAADLVETLKGKGPFTVFAPTNAAFEKLPAGTVESLLKPENKEKLKSILLYHVHAGAGVMAKDVKTMSLSTAQGGTLDVKAEDGNVMINDAKVIKTDVVASNGVIHWIDTVLMPKE; this comes from the coding sequence ATGAAGATCACCCGTTTTGCCATTGTGTCGGCCTGTGCCCTGAGCCTCGGCGCCGCTGCGCTCACCGTGTCGCTGGCCCCGTCGAACGTGTTCGCGCAGGACATGATGCAGCCGACCGAGACGAAGAAGGACATCATCGAGACCGCGACCGGTCCCGGCATGCAGGAGGTGACGACGGTCGTCGCCGCCATCAAGGCCGCCGACCTCGTCGAGACGCTAAAGGGCAAGGGCCCGTTCACCGTCTTCGCCCCCACGAACGCCGCCTTCGAGAAGCTGCCTGCGGGCACGGTCGAGAGCCTGCTGAAGCCCGAGAACAAGGAAAAGCTCAAGAGCATCCTGCTGTACCACGTGCATGCCGGCGCGGGCGTTATGGCCAAGGACGTGAAGACCATGAGCCTCTCCACCGCCCAGGGCGGCACGCTGGACGTGAAGGCCGAGGACGGCAACGTCATGATCAACGACGCGAAGGTCATCAAGACCGACGTGGTCGCCAGCAACGGCGTCATCCACTGGATCGACACCGTGCTGATGCCGAAGGAATAG
- a CDS encoding sigma-70 family RNA polymerase sigma factor, with protein MAETLGNQDDLALMNGIANGDREALSRLYDRYNRLVFTLCLRVVKDRGEAEDLLIEVFQEVWERSGRYDASRGSPLTYLSTLTRSRAIDRLRSRGRAVRQTSTLANVSDPPANSNDANPGNVAVLTEQRSRVSAALAKLEPPYREMVELSFYDGLSHSEIASKMNRPLGTVKTYIRQGLIRLRDALRTE; from the coding sequence TTGGCCGAGACCTTAGGCAATCAAGACGACCTCGCCTTGATGAACGGCATCGCCAACGGTGACCGTGAAGCCCTGTCGCGCCTGTACGATCGGTACAACCGGCTGGTCTTCACGCTCTGCCTGCGCGTCGTAAAGGATCGAGGCGAGGCCGAGGATCTGCTGATCGAGGTGTTTCAGGAAGTCTGGGAGCGGTCGGGCCGCTACGACGCGTCGCGCGGGAGCCCGCTGACCTACCTGTCGACCTTGACGCGCAGCCGGGCGATCGACCGGTTGCGCTCGCGTGGCCGGGCCGTCCGGCAGACGTCGACGCTGGCCAACGTCAGCGACCCACCGGCCAACAGCAATGACGCCAACCCGGGCAACGTCGCCGTGCTGACCGAACAGCGGTCGCGGGTAAGCGCTGCGCTGGCCAAGCTGGAACCGCCGTACCGCGAGATGGTCGAGCTTTCGTTTTACGATGGGCTGTCGCACAGTGAAATAGCGTCGAAGATGAACCGACCATTGGGGACGGTGAAGACGTACATCCGGCAGGGCCTCATCCGTTTGCGTGACGCGTTACGTACTGAATAA
- a CDS encoding anti-sigma factor, which yields MTTEDRDNLLLYAAGALEADEAEQLRQRLAAGSPQDLGALAEAEAVLAMLPLALDEQTPSTGAKDRLMSNLPAQAMSIRPDTANAATAVSPMAAASQPASWEGRQRGWMALAASLLIFAVSLALMFAARRESAQKDQLVQTWSDELAQARSELAAQTLQSQVAQAELTKARELLAVAQSANLQLVGLAAPNGGQPASPARGRIWWDKEQNQWLITVSNLMPPAGGREYELWFITADERKIPSKVFNTDASGNAVVVVDLPADLNLPELALAAITDEPAGGSPVPTGSIHLVGKIEQ from the coding sequence GTGACGACCGAAGACCGTGACAACCTCCTGCTGTACGCCGCCGGTGCCTTAGAGGCCGACGAGGCAGAGCAGCTGCGCCAGCGCCTGGCCGCGGGATCGCCGCAGGACCTTGGCGCGCTCGCCGAGGCCGAGGCGGTGCTGGCGATGTTGCCGTTGGCGCTCGACGAGCAAACACCGTCGACCGGCGCGAAGGATCGGTTGATGAGCAACCTGCCCGCGCAGGCGATGTCGATCCGCCCGGACACGGCCAATGCAGCTACGGCGGTATCACCGATGGCGGCAGCGTCGCAACCGGCATCGTGGGAAGGGCGCCAGCGCGGTTGGATGGCGCTGGCGGCATCGCTGTTGATCTTCGCCGTCTCGCTGGCCCTCATGTTCGCCGCCCGGCGGGAGTCGGCCCAGAAGGACCAACTGGTGCAGACGTGGTCGGACGAGCTGGCCCAGGCCCGTTCGGAGCTGGCCGCCCAGACACTTCAGTCGCAGGTCGCCCAAGCCGAGCTTACCAAGGCCCGCGAGCTGCTTGCGGTCGCGCAGTCCGCCAACCTGCAGCTGGTTGGCCTGGCTGCTCCCAACGGCGGTCAGCCCGCCTCGCCCGCCCGCGGGCGCATCTGGTGGGACAAGGAACAGAACCAGTGGCTGATCACGGTGTCGAACCTGATGCCGCCCGCCGGTGGCCGCGAGTACGAGCTGTGGTTCATCACTGCGGATGAACGGAAGATCCCGTCGAAGGTGTTCAACACCGACGCGTCGGGCAACGCGGTGGTCGTGGTTGATCTGCCGGCCGATCTGAACCTGCCGGAACTGGCCTTGGCCGCCATCACCGACGAGCCCGCAGGCGGGTCGCCGGTGCCGACGGGGTCGATTCATCTGGTGGGTAAGATCGAGCAGTGA
- a CDS encoding heavy metal-associated domain-containing protein, with protein MSSDVGRDQLAIIRIEGMHCRKCEQAIVRALGEYPGVHEVEVDFASGQASVLYDRGSVSVKQLMQGVDDAGYSATGVSQRSADTAQT; from the coding sequence ATGTCCAGCGATGTAGGCCGTGATCAATTGGCGATCATTCGGATCGAAGGCATGCACTGCCGTAAGTGCGAGCAGGCCATCGTCCGCGCGCTGGGCGAATACCCCGGCGTGCACGAGGTCGAAGTCGACTTCGCCAGCGGACAAGCCTCGGTGCTCTACGACCGCGGCTCTGTGTCGGTGAAGCAGCTCATGCAAGGCGTCGACGACGCCGGCTACAGCGCCACCGGCGTCTCGCAACGTAGCGCGGATACGGCTCAGACGTAG
- the ribH gene encoding 6,7-dimethyl-8-ribityllumazine synthase, whose amino-acid sequence MSTHVPEFTPAALPPGAKFAIVAARFNAYIVDELVAGCVRRFGQMGVDEDRLSLHRVPGAFELPVAAKLLAKTNRYAAIVCLGAVVRGDTPHFDYVAGEAASGIQKVAVEQGLPVIFGVLTTNTEQQALDRIGGSHGHAGERAAEAAAEMVALAADIARGQA is encoded by the coding sequence ATGAGTACCCACGTTCCTGAGTTTACTCCCGCCGCCCTGCCCCCTGGGGCGAAGTTCGCCATTGTGGCGGCGCGGTTCAACGCGTACATCGTCGACGAACTGGTGGCCGGTTGCGTGCGGCGGTTTGGGCAGATGGGGGTGGACGAGGACCGGTTATCCCTGCATCGCGTGCCGGGCGCGTTCGAACTGCCCGTGGCGGCGAAGCTGCTGGCGAAGACGAACCGTTACGCCGCCATCGTCTGTTTGGGTGCGGTGGTACGCGGCGACACGCCGCACTTCGACTACGTCGCTGGTGAGGCGGCGAGCGGCATTCAAAAGGTCGCGGTCGAGCAGGGGCTGCCGGTCATCTTCGGCGTGCTGACGACGAACACGGAACAACAGGCGCTGGACCGAATCGGTGGCAGCCACGGCCACGCCGGTGAACGCGCCGCCGAGGCCGCCGCCGAGATGGTGGCGCTGGCGGCGGACATCGCGCGAGGACAGGCGTGA
- a CDS encoding acyl-CoA desaturase, whose amino-acid sequence MSSQSIPTDFMSNGAPVDPEVAAVVAASTQPDHVDDHDHHDEDEHAHLPVSLGTRIAALSAVIVPFAGFVAAIVFLWGRGFDLLHGGLLMGMYIITAIGITVGYHRYFTHRSFQTPRFVQAFFAIAGAMALEGPVLKWVAMHRCHHQHSDKPGDPHSPHEHGEGVKGVLQGFWHAHVGWVFSGDPKNLYRYVPDLSGDRMLQVLSKLWILWVVLGLIIPAVIGGLLTMSWKGALLGFIWGGLARIFLVHHVTWSVNSVCHIWGTRPFRSADHSRNNFLFGLLAMGEGWHNNHHAFPTSARHGLRWWEFDISYIIIRAMSMVGLAWDIKIPTQARLQSKLANAGQSSATTTTN is encoded by the coding sequence ATGTCGAGTCAATCCATTCCAACCGATTTCATGAGCAATGGCGCCCCGGTCGATCCCGAGGTCGCCGCCGTCGTTGCCGCCAGCACCCAGCCCGATCACGTGGACGATCACGATCACCACGATGAGGACGAACACGCGCACCTGCCCGTCTCGCTCGGCACGCGTATCGCGGCGCTGTCGGCGGTCATCGTGCCGTTCGCCGGGTTCGTCGCCGCCATCGTCTTCCTCTGGGGCCGCGGGTTCGACCTGCTGCACGGCGGGCTGCTGATGGGCATGTACATCATCACGGCCATCGGTATCACGGTCGGCTATCACCGCTACTTCACGCACCGCTCGTTCCAGACGCCCCGCTTCGTACAGGCCTTCTTCGCGATCGCCGGCGCGATGGCGCTGGAAGGCCCCGTGCTCAAGTGGGTCGCGATGCACCGCTGTCACCATCAGCACAGCGACAAGCCCGGCGACCCGCACTCGCCGCACGAGCATGGTGAGGGCGTGAAGGGCGTGCTGCAGGGCTTCTGGCATGCCCACGTCGGTTGGGTGTTCAGCGGCGACCCGAAGAACCTCTACCGCTACGTGCCTGACCTCTCCGGCGACCGCATGCTGCAGGTGCTCAGCAAGCTGTGGATTCTCTGGGTCGTGCTTGGCCTGATCATCCCCGCCGTCATCGGTGGATTGTTGACGATGTCGTGGAAGGGCGCGTTGCTCGGCTTCATCTGGGGCGGCCTGGCCCGCATCTTCCTCGTCCACCACGTCACCTGGAGCGTGAACAGCGTTTGCCACATCTGGGGCACGCGCCCGTTCCGCAGCGCCGACCATAGCCGCAACAACTTCCTGTTCGGCCTGCTGGCGATGGGCGAAGGCTGGCACAACAACCACCACGCCTTCCCGACCAGCGCCCGCCATGGGCTGCGTTGGTGGGAGTTCGACATCAGCTACATCATCATCCGCGCGATGTCGATGGTCGGCCTGGCTTGGGACATCAAGATCCCGACGCAAGCCCGCCTGCAGAGCAAGCTCGCCAATGCCGGGCAGTCGAGCGCGACGACGACGACGAACTAA
- a CDS encoding RNA-binding protein yields MGSKLYVGNLPYTTTGSDLEQMFSPHGTVQSAEIISDRETGRSKGFGFVQMGSDEEAQAAIAAFNGQEVDGRALTVNEAKPREERPRGGGGGYGGGGGGGYGGGGGGGGPRRGSFGDRGGKGGGGGGGGGRSRY; encoded by the coding sequence ATGGGCAGCAAGTTATACGTCGGCAACCTGCCGTACACGACGACCGGTTCGGATCTCGAACAGATGTTCAGCCCGCACGGCACGGTGCAGTCGGCCGAGATCATCTCGGACCGCGAGACCGGCCGCAGCAAGGGATTCGGGTTCGTGCAGATGGGCAGCGACGAAGAGGCGCAAGCCGCGATCGCAGCGTTCAACGGCCAGGAGGTCGACGGTCGCGCCTTAACCGTCAACGAAGCCAAGCCCCGTGAAGAGCGCCCCCGTGGTGGTGGCGGTGGATACGGCGGTGGTGGTGGTGGCGGTTACGGGGGTGGTGGCGGTGGCGGTGGGCCGCGCCGTGGCAGCTTCGGTGACCGTGGTGGCAAGGGTGGTGGTGGCGGTGGCGGTGGGGGCCGCAGCCGGTACTAA
- the dnaX gene encoding DNA polymerase III subunit gamma/tau has translation MSYTVLARRYRSSTFDDLIGQEHVARTLKRAIESGRIAHAFLFCGTRGTGKTSTARILAKCLNCESSDKPTVKPCGQCESCKGIARGDDIDVIEIDAASNRGIDEVRKIIENARFSPARARFKVYIIDEVHAMTKDAFNALLKVLEEPPAHVKFILATTEPEKVLATILSRCQRYDFRNIPTREIAGHLKAICTTEKVEADDDAILLVAKAGAGSMRDALSLMDRLLSLGETRITVEMIENLLGLPKTQLLFNLADAIGRGDTKATLQQANAIIRGGLSPDALIAALIDHLRNLLILSTCGPESDLVDVPGLPLADLVNQANQFDAIALSQDIAILEELRRTLRTSQAGAALLDATLVRLALAEQFASIDALITGNGAASPGQKKKSEPVGAAAPPAQARAEVVRSLGMPPAPVATIAPVAPPIARTPGEPAAKAASPVDPSLDAPASHSQGLATSVARSPAPNPAPVAPTPAPVADEPPVDLNNIDLGDDDSLPSVGRVWEGPAPSLSTIMSQNRSMSAVASKPVSDMANVEPVVNNLLSDKWNALLAMLDQHSQGLYGILSQGGLDRIENGQAVVKFPSGKDFLLKLLDRNGKRESVAQAFTQLLGTETGVRFIIDDTAAAAPPPGAARSVPAPVVPANPRHAVKPQPAAPPPMPETPTIRLTQEIKDAIYAEDPLVKTIVDQLGGEIVKVEEN, from the coding sequence ATGTCGTACACCGTTCTCGCCAGACGCTATCGCTCGAGCACGTTCGATGACCTGATCGGACAGGAGCACGTCGCGCGCACGCTGAAGCGGGCCATCGAGAGCGGCCGGATCGCCCACGCGTTCCTGTTCTGCGGCACGCGCGGCACTGGCAAGACGTCCACCGCCCGCATCTTAGCCAAGTGCCTCAACTGCGAGTCGAGCGACAAGCCGACCGTCAAACCGTGCGGCCAATGCGAATCGTGCAAGGGCATCGCGCGCGGCGACGACATCGACGTGATCGAGATCGACGCCGCCAGCAACCGCGGCATCGACGAGGTGCGCAAGATCATCGAGAACGCGCGCTTTAGCCCCGCCCGGGCGCGGTTTAAGGTCTACATCATCGACGAAGTCCACGCGATGACGAAGGACGCCTTCAACGCCCTGCTGAAGGTGCTGGAGGAACCGCCCGCCCACGTGAAGTTCATCCTGGCCACCACTGAGCCCGAAAAGGTGCTGGCGACGATCCTCAGCCGCTGCCAACGGTACGATTTTCGCAACATTCCGACGCGAGAGATTGCCGGCCATCTGAAGGCCATCTGCACGACCGAAAAGGTGGAGGCCGACGACGACGCGATCCTGCTCGTCGCCAAGGCCGGCGCCGGCAGCATGCGCGATGCGCTGTCGCTCATGGACCGCCTGCTGAGCCTCGGCGAGACGCGCATCACCGTCGAGATGATCGAAAATCTCCTCGGCCTGCCCAAGACGCAGTTGCTGTTCAACCTTGCCGACGCCATCGGCCGTGGCGATACGAAAGCGACCCTGCAACAGGCCAACGCGATCATCCGGGGTGGCCTGTCGCCCGACGCGTTGATCGCGGCGCTGATCGACCACCTGCGTAACCTGCTGATCCTGAGCACGTGCGGCCCTGAATCCGACCTGGTCGACGTGCCCGGCCTGCCACTGGCGGATCTGGTGAATCAAGCCAACCAATTCGACGCCATCGCGCTGTCGCAGGACATCGCGATCCTCGAAGAACTTCGCCGAACGCTGCGTACCAGCCAGGCTGGGGCGGCGCTGTTGGATGCGACGCTCGTTCGCCTGGCGCTGGCCGAGCAGTTCGCCAGCATTGACGCCCTCATCACCGGCAACGGGGCGGCTTCACCCGGTCAAAAAAAAAAGTCTGAGCCGGTAGGGGCTGCCGCGCCACCTGCGCAAGCCCGCGCGGAGGTGGTCCGATCGTTGGGGATGCCTCCCGCGCCCGTTGCGACCATAGCGCCCGTTGCGCCACCCATCGCACGGACACCCGGGGAACCTGCCGCTAAAGCGGCAAGTCCGGTGGATCCGTCGTTGGACGCCCCCGCATCGCACTCCCAAGGGCTCGCCACTTCAGTGGCACGCTCCCCCGCCCCCAATCCAGCGCCCGTCGCACCCACACCCGCGCCGGTTGCCGACGAACCCCCCGTCGACCTGAACAATATCGACCTCGGCGACGACGACAGCCTCCCCTCCGTTGGTCGCGTGTGGGAAGGCCCCGCGCCGTCGCTGTCGACGATCATGTCACAGAACCGCTCGATGTCAGCGGTGGCATCGAAGCCCGTCAGTGACATGGCCAACGTCGAGCCCGTCGTCAACAACCTGCTGAGCGACAAGTGGAACGCCCTCCTGGCGATGCTGGACCAGCACAGTCAGGGCCTCTACGGCATCCTGTCGCAAGGCGGCCTCGACCGCATCGAGAACGGCCAGGCGGTCGTGAAGTTCCCCAGCGGCAAGGACTTCCTGCTGAAGCTGCTCGACCGCAATGGCAAGCGCGAATCGGTCGCCCAAGCCTTCACGCAACTGCTCGGCACCGAGACGGGCGTGCGGTTCATCATCGACGACACCGCTGCCGCCGCCCCACCGCCCGGTGCGGCACGCAGCGTGCCGGCACCGGTTGTCCCGGCCAACCCCCGGCACGCGGTGAAGCCCCAGCCCGCCGCCCCACCCCCGATGCCCGAGACGCCGACCATCCGCCTGACGCAGGAGATCAAGGACGCGATCTACGCGGAGGACCCGCTCGTGAAGACCATCGTCGACCAGCTGGGCGGCGAAATCGTGAAGGTAGAAGAGAATTGA
- a CDS encoding YbaB/EbfC family nucleoid-associated protein: MFNIAEMMQKAQEMKVKMEQVQAELERKQITADAAGIARATVNGKLELISIKIDKTKFDVNDTDLLEDAIVAAVTAAQKRAQQFMKDQMQTVASDMGLPPGMLPG, from the coding sequence ATGTTCAACATTGCCGAGATGATGCAGAAGGCCCAGGAGATGAAGGTGAAGATGGAGCAGGTGCAGGCCGAGCTCGAGCGCAAGCAGATCACCGCCGACGCCGCCGGCATTGCGCGGGCGACGGTGAACGGGAAGCTGGAGTTGATCAGCATCAAGATCGACAAGACGAAGTTCGACGTGAACGACACCGATCTGCTCGAGGACGCGATCGTCGCCGCCGTCACCGCCGCCCAGAAGCGCGCCCAGCAGTTCATGAAGGACCAGATGCAAACCGTCGCCAGCGACATGGGCCTGCCACCGGGGATGTTGCCGGGGTAG
- the ruvA gene encoding Holliday junction branch migration protein RuvA has product MISAITGTLKRVDDDRIQLECGPMLYELLIPASDLTELQASLGETLTLQTIFYLSGDPSRGGLEPTLIAFVRPADKQFFELFTTVKGIGPRKALKALTAPTGEIAAAIESKDTRFLSGLGGIGKRTAETIVAELSGKAAKFAFAIPAKAGGKGATQSFARRPDAEEDAISALMALGERRGDAEHFLERAKANNPDLKSTDVLLREMLRLRTVRG; this is encoded by the coding sequence ATGATCTCCGCCATCACCGGCACCCTCAAACGTGTGGACGACGATCGCATTCAACTCGAATGCGGGCCAATGTTGTACGAGTTGCTCATTCCCGCGTCTGACCTCACCGAACTGCAAGCCAGCCTCGGCGAGACGCTGACGCTGCAGACCATCTTCTACCTATCCGGCGACCCCTCGCGCGGCGGGCTGGAACCGACGCTGATCGCCTTCGTTCGACCGGCTGACAAGCAGTTCTTCGAACTGTTCACAACCGTAAAAGGCATCGGTCCGCGAAAGGCGCTGAAGGCCCTGACAGCCCCCACCGGTGAGATCGCAGCTGCGATTGAATCGAAGGACACGCGCTTCCTCAGCGGCCTCGGTGGAATCGGCAAGCGCACGGCCGAGACGATCGTCGCGGAACTGTCCGGCAAGGCCGCCAAGTTCGCCTTCGCCATTCCCGCCAAGGCCGGTGGCAAGGGAGCCACCCAGTCCTTCGCCCGCCGCCCCGATGCCGAGGAAGACGCCATCAGCGCCCTGATGGCCCTCGGCGAACGCCGCGGCGACGCCGAGCATTTCCTCGAACGCGCCAAGGCCAACAACCCGGATCTCAAATCGACCGACGTGCTCCTCCGCGAGATGCTTCGCCTGCGCACCGTACGCGGTTAG
- a CDS encoding CrcB family protein, with the protein MALSQAMLVGAAGFAFSVASLAARFGWTFPLGTLLVNVVGSFALGALDGKRRSAGERPVLRLKQSPCERYRSSSSSSVICTGIWYFSSSQRPRSTILQRSEQNGNGPIG; encoded by the coding sequence ATGGCACTTTCGCAAGCAATGCTCGTCGGCGCCGCGGGCTTCGCCTTCAGCGTTGCATCGCTCGCCGCGCGGTTCGGTTGGACGTTCCCGTTGGGCACGCTGTTGGTCAACGTCGTCGGCAGCTTCGCACTGGGCGCGCTGGACGGCAAACGTCGATCTGCCGGCGAGAGGCCGGTGCTGCGGCTAAAGCAGTCGCCGTGCGAGCGCTACCGGTCGTCCTCGTCGTCTTCGGTGATCTGCACGGGAATCTGGTACTTCTCGTCCAGCCAGCGGCCGAGGTCGACCATCTTGCAGCGGTCGGAACAGAACGGGAACGGCCCCATCGGCTGA
- a CDS encoding FmdB family zinc ribbon protein, translating into MPTYEYHCDACGHDFEKFQSMSSDPIKVCPSCGKKKVRRLIGTGAGLIFKGSGFYITDYRDKGYADKAKAESGGGGETKPSGDGSSGGGGDAAKPAAESKPAAPAKTESVAKPAAESKPAKKDKK; encoded by the coding sequence ATGCCAACCTACGAATACCATTGCGACGCCTGCGGCCACGACTTCGAGAAGTTTCAGTCGATGTCGTCAGACCCAATCAAGGTTTGCCCGAGCTGTGGGAAGAAGAAGGTCCGCCGGCTGATCGGCACGGGGGCGGGGCTGATCTTCAAGGGCAGCGGGTTCTACATCACTGACTACCGCGACAAGGGCTACGCCGACAAGGCCAAGGCCGAGTCTGGCGGTGGCGGTGAGACGAAGCCAAGCGGCGACGGTAGCAGTGGTGGTGGCGGTGACGCCGCCAAGCCCGCGGCGGAGTCGAAGCCCGCGGCGCCTGCCAAGACGGAGTCCGTCGCCAAACCCGCCGCCGAATCAAAGCCGGCGAAGAAAGACAAGAAGTAG
- the grpE gene encoding nucleotide exchange factor GrpE, whose protein sequence is MAETTTTDNNDMQDDNDNGSSEGTMDVQKLQAERDDLFQRLALATADFKNAQRRMQGEFDQRLQYANSSLIKSLIPVIDNFERAIAQDPTKVDSASLLQGMQIVHDQWLAVLKAQNVEEIAPKEGEAFDPTRHEALIQQPSDTYTEPTVTQLLQKGYALHGRTLRPAQVAVSKLS, encoded by the coding sequence ATGGCTGAGACAACCACCACCGATAACAACGACATGCAGGACGACAACGACAACGGCAGCAGTGAGGGGACGATGGACGTGCAGAAGCTGCAGGCCGAGCGCGATGACCTGTTCCAGCGCCTCGCGTTGGCCACGGCCGACTTCAAGAACGCCCAGCGGCGCATGCAGGGCGAGTTCGACCAACGGCTGCAGTACGCCAACAGCTCGCTGATCAAGAGCCTGATCCCCGTCATCGATAATTTCGAGCGCGCGATCGCCCAAGACCCCACCAAGGTCGACTCGGCGTCGCTGCTGCAGGGCATGCAGATCGTGCATGACCAATGGCTGGCCGTGCTGAAGGCCCAGAACGTCGAGGAGATCGCGCCGAAGGAAGGCGAGGCCTTCGACCCGACCCGGCACGAGGCCCTCATCCAACAACCCAGCGATACCTACACCGAACCGACCGTTACCCAACTGCTGCAAAAGGGCTACGCCCTCCACGGCCGCACGCTGCGTCCGGCGCAGGTGGCGGTGAGCAAGCTGTCGTAG